The region AGGAGAGGTCATCATTTCTTTTGTAGTGGCGAGCTCAACAAATCATATCCTAGGTCGGTCGGAGCTCACCCGCCCTCTTTTGAATATTCTCTTGGGTCATAGTATGCCATTATAAATATATCATTGCAAAGTCCCATAAGCACGAGACGTGTAAGGGCGAAGTGCTTTCTTTAAATTGAGAAGGATTACAATGATGTCTAAATAGCCTTTAAGGTCTTTTTTTACTCTCCCAAAATCAAGGTGTGAAACTTATTGTTGTTGAAGTAAGTGGTCTTAAGGAAACCGTTTGGGCGCATGTTTCTACGGTGGAAGAACTTCAAGCAGAGTAGGAGGAGGCTCGTATGGACTCTTTTCTTTCTAGAGATCAAGGTTTTGAGAAAGTGAAAGAACAAGTCTATTGTATCATGAGCTCGACCTTGGTGATCTCAATTATTTCAAAGAGGTTGATTCTGTATATGGTAATGGTGTGGTGAAACAACCTAAATATGAGTCTCGGGTTCATCATTTGACGTAGGAAGTACCTATTGAAAATTAGGAGCTAGTGGCAACCACTAGGGTGATGTTGGGATTCAACAAAGTCATTCCTGGAAGGACGCCCAAATAATTAGGACTTTTTATATTTCTCTCTTGTAGTGTGAAGGATTTTTTTCGTCTAATCAATGTTCTATTGGCGGGATTGTTTAATTTCCCCTCTGTTAAGGGTGAATTGTCAACGTTTTTCTTGGTGACTTGACTACATAAACGACATGTCTTTATTGCTAATACTCCGAAGAGAGTCTCCTCATAGGTGCAAGGTTCTTTGAAGGGTTCAGCATATACTCCAAAGGGAGTTGCTCACAGGCGTAAAGTTCTCCAAATGGTTCTATCATATACTCCAAAAAGAGTCTCTCGTGGGCGCAGGGTTCCCCGAAAGGTTCCAACATATACCCCAAAATAAAATTGAGACTTACCGAGAGAAAATGAAAACGAACCTTAATGTGGCAAAGAAGAAGTACCTATTGGTTTCTCTAGTTCACCAAGTACCTATTGGTTTCTCTAGTTCACCAAAGAGAAATATCAATCTTTCGTCTTTATCTTGGTTGAGTTGAACTAGGCCTCCATTCCGATATATTGATGTATGTCATGCAAATGCATGTGACttaataaaatgaaaatgagacGTAAACTTTAACtaagtttttttctttttcttttttataaaAAGAATGAACAATGCCTCTACAGTGAATATTGTCACAGAAAAAACAATGCATCAATGATGAACAATATGGCAGAATGAAAAGTACCTCTACAATGAGCAATGTCGTAGATGAACCATGTTTTTTGGATCTTAAAATTCAGAGGgcataaaaaacaaaataaactGTGATGATGGCAGACAAATATCAAATACCACAATGAAGGGGGGGCAAAAATAAAAAACCATAACGAAGACGAGCAAAGATAAGAAACTACAATAAAAccataatttaaaaaaaaaactataatAATGGCAGCTAGAGTTTAAGCAAAAGCAAAAAAATCCTCAAAATCATGAGTTCCGATGTCATGTGAAAAAAAACATAATACATTACAAATATCGAAAAATATACTAGCACTAATCTTTTTATATAAACTATTCTAATCTAATCGACCTAGACTAAATATCAGAATATAAATTACTACTAACAATAGTAAAGATAAATTATTTACAacaattattttattattcttTTGGGCAAATATTATTGCATGTGTGTTCAGAAGTAACAATTACACTGGAGTAGTAAGAGCATATATCAAAAAAGAAAAGGAGTAATAAGTTAGACACGTAGTTAGTGTGAAAAAGTTAAGATGTGAAATAGTAAGGATTACAGCTACATATCAAATAAACTCACTAATCAATAGCAATAACAATCAAAACAAATTCACTTGAAAGAATATCTGAATTGTATCATCAATGAGGAACCTTTTTATTTGATTCCAAATAAAAGGGAAACATCATATGAGACAACCTCAGTTCAATGTAAATGTTCACCTTATTACAATGTATATAAATTATTGTAGTCTATAACCCTTCCCAAGCTTTGTAAAAATCAAAAAGGAATTGCCTTAGCATTCCCAACAAATTGATCTATACATAAAAATTTCTTTCCCTAATTACCAATCATGGAAGTAGTCTATAGCATATTTTCAAGTTGCAGATGAGTGAGACCCGACAAAATTCGACTCATCTGAAAACTAGATGGTGGCATGTGTTATCACAAGGGTAAGGACAGTCAATGTCCTTAACAGCGGCTCGATCAAAATACCAGTCTCCGACGGCCAGAGCAATTGCCTACATATTGCCAATGCGTATCGGTTAGAGACAAGACACAAAAATAATAAGATCTTAAACTATGTTATAGAATCGCCACTGCTGCATAACACTATAACTATATTGGAGATTCAATGTTAATATTTTAACTAAAACTGCATAGGGATATGTGACAGTGACCTTGTTTCCAATGACAGGAGAGTTGTCAGCAAACCATGTGTCTGGTCTCTCAGATTGGCAGTGAGCAAAGCATGAATTTATGAACAATCCATTTTGATTTGATCTTGAGAACCCTCTAACAACATTCAGCATGTGATTCCTGAATCCTGTATTAGATTATATAGTTAAATGATTTAATAGTAATACACTCAGAAACTAATTTTTGTACATCTAATAAAAGCATTTTCTTGTGTATTAAACCACCTTGAAGAAACTGCATTTGTGAACCGGTACATTTAGCATGGTTTAATCGGCAATCATGCCAATAACCGCGGGGATCGTCTGCTGGAGGAGCTAAGCTTGATTGGATCTGTCGACAAAAAGAAAATATATTTGTTAATAATATGGTCAGGTAGTGTGCATCACAACAGCCATTGATAACGTAGCAGATTTTTCGGAGTTTAGACGACCGAGTTTGGAATCAGACATTTACCTGCCATGAGTCATAGGCTGTATTAAGAATGAATAGCGGAGTTCTGATACCGGAAATCACATTTTCAGGAAAGAAGCACTGAAAGAAAGGAAAAATATATCACTGAAAGATTAGCTCAGAACAATTACGAACTAAGAAGCATTCAGTTTTCATCAAATTCATTCAAATGAAACTGTAACTTCTAGATTTTTCGAGTAGGATATATCAATGATTACCGAGGCAGGATCAAGATGATTAGCACAAGCGCGTGGAAGATTCTTCTGTGCACCCTGCAATAAGTGGACAATTTTCTTTATCATCACCGTGCTTTATAATGTTAAATAGACATGCCAAATGGCGATCTCGAGAAAAAAGTGCAGTACCTGTAGGGTTACAACACCATTGAAAAAATTCCCGAGGGTACGCCCGCCAGCTACATCAACGCTATAACTCAAAGGGGAAACAAACAACTAAGAATTAATTTTAGGACAAAAAACCGAATGACACTCGTGGAATGAAATATTGAAGTTAGATACTCACACGTTAAGAAATAAACCAGCATCGCTAAGACACTTCACTCTGGTAGTCCTCGGGAGTAGAGCTCGAAATTCATCGCAGTGTAAAATAGTAGCTAGACCACCAGCCGAGCATCCAGAAAGAAGAGCCTAAAACAACCAAAGTTGTAACTAACATGAGAACAAAGATTATTAAAGTAGCAGCGTGCACGCGTGAATGTGTACGTGAACAACCTGCTTGGCAAAACGCATTCCTTTTGACATCAATTCTTCGATTGCAGCCAACCAAATGCGTTGTCCTCTGAAGTGCAGTCGCGCGGCCTATCACAGAGGAAGTAACTTATGAAAAACTCAATTAGTAAAGTTGCCTAACATTTCAGTTTTGAAGATTTACCCTATCTTCACTATCACCGGTAAAAGAGGCACCATCGCAGTAACGAATTTTCACTCTATTCCAGTTAAAAAAATCTGCAATCATAAGGAACAACATGAGCCAAACAGCTTAGCAAATCCATTTAAAGCATAATCAGTTGCATGAAAAACCTGGATTCTGTTGAGCATTATTGCTCATTATTCCCGTAAAAGGTATCGCCTTCTCCATGAAATTTGATGATCCACGCCTTGTTGTCTTGCGATAGACGCATGTTCTAACGTTATTACACCATCCACCTCCCTGCCACAACAAAATTTCACATAAACATCATCAAACAATACATGACATGTTTTTAGACATTTTTCCTCCACAAAAACATGTCTTCCCAACAACACTTTTAAACTCTTCTATGCGAGATCTTACCTCGGTATACAATACGAACATATTGAGGAAAACTATAAGAAACATTGTATTATAAAACAATATGAAAGATCATGATTGAGATACCTCTAAATTAACAAGCCAGCTGTTTGCTCCCGATCCGTATCCGCGGTCCAAATGATAAGCAGGCAATGTTCCATCCAAGCAAACTGCCAAAAACAAACATTCATCCTATTCAGCCAAATCAAAAGCTATATAAATTTTCAGACATTGAGAAAATCTCAAACTCTACAGAAATTTTCAACTTAATCAACCAAACCAGTTTGTCACATGCACTGTTTTATTCACACATATAACTTAGCAACTTGAAAAGATACAAAATTTGGGGTAAATTTTGTGAGTAATAATAATTTTCAGAAAGAAAActtcaaaaaaaaatcatttaaaaaagaaaaaggttaGAGATGGATTATACCAGCTCCTTTAGCAGCAGCAGATTGAATAAGGGTGATTCCCACCATGCGAGGCTGATTCACAAGGTTGGAAAAAGAATAACCTTCATGAGCTTCTAAGATAGAGAGTTCAGTTTCATTGATGTGATATGCATCAACCCATTTGATGAAAACAAGTCCTATTACAATGGTAACCCAGAAAAGCTTCACCATTGTTGTTCTTTtctgtgttttgttttgtgaAAGAAACAAGACAACAAAACACAAAGGTGCAAACTTTTTGGTTATTTGCAACAAATGAAGGATATTTATTCTACACGCTAATTAGGgactaataaataaatatagaAAATATGAAGGGTAAGAAGAAGAGGGAGATTTAGAGTGGAACAAGACAGTGTTTGCTTTTGCCGGGCTTTTTAAGGTTTTTGTctttattattaatttattacAGTGAGATCcagaataaataaataaataaataaaaggtTTTTAAGGTTTATAAGAAGGGAGTGCTAAAATTACAATGGCTCCTGTCACAGACACTCTCATTAACTTGATTgcataatatgttattttaaaattttaatgtaactattttaaaatattttaaaattcattATTATAAAGTTTAAACAAAAGTAAATTCACCTTAAATTTTTTTGACAATCTTAAATAAAGTTATTACCTTGTATATTACAATCTTTAATAAAGTTGTTACCTTATGTGTTACTACCTTAAATAAATTCATTACCTTATACATATGGAATTTAAATAAATAAGTCATAACCTTAAATTACAATCTTATAAGGGAATGGATTTAAGGATATTAATTCGTTACCTTAAAAAAATTAGTTGCCTTTATAAATTATAAATTCACAACAGAACATGCTTTTTCACCTTATagaattaaaaacaaaataaatttaAGGTGAATGCATGAGTATGAAGTTGTTGTTATTGCAATTTATTTGATTAATATATTTTCATCCATGATAATAGATTTCAAGACATCTACTAAGTTTTGAGTGAAAAATTTGTATCAATTTCAAGATTTTTAGAGATTTAGGTCCGTTTGAATCATTTTACTTTTACtttttaaaatatattatataaaatTGTTTTAGAGAAGTGTTTTTAAGAagaaaactatttaaaaacttGTTTGGTAACCTAACTTTTCAAAACAGTTTTAgaaatgagaaaataaaaatattttattggtgaactaatttttaaaaaagttttagagatgagaaaataaaaaatcaatttgataaaaaaaattatttttttatttttttattactAATGTAAAATTAAAAAAGACTTCtattataattaataattaaatattTAGAAATCATATTTAAATATATAAATGTACAACTTTATTATGAAATAAAGTCGAGATATAAATTTcttataataaaatataatacAATCTCTTTTTAGAGTCGAGTTATAAATTTATTTATACAAAATATTTTATCATCTATAACACATATAAATAACAGAAGGATAAATATCAAACATTCAACTAAAGGTTAAAGACTCAGTCAAGcaaacaagtgagagagacactATATATACACtcaaaaccttaaggtgatagaTGTATGGATCATCTTACTTATAAAGTGTTCAACCTCCACTTTTCTAAGGAATATGAGACTTAGAACTCACACTTCTTTCTCAATAATCTCTCCCTCAAGTGTGAGTTCATCCATTACGTTCTCCCTCAAGTGAAAGCTCTTTCATCCATATGCTTGTACCTTCGTTGATAGACACCTTTATCTCGTCATAGACACTTCAATGGAACACGCCGCCTGACCACCATGTCAGGAAGACTTTCAACACAAGGAGTATGTCCCTTAATCGAATCAGGGCTCTGATACTACTGATGGGTCATCGTGAGGGAAAAGCATACATATTAGGTCAAATATTCACCTAAAGGTCAAAGACTCGCCCAAACAAatgagagagacaccacatattcacgcaaaaccttaaggtgataggtgcATGGTCCTCTTACTTATAAAGTGCTTAACCTCCCATTTTTTAAGAAATGTGGGACTTAaaactcacacttgtttctcaacacaactcacacttgtttctTAACATATATTTCTCTTAAAGAATGTCTAAATGTTTATGGTTGTGATATTTGTTAACACCAAAACTTTAGTCCATTTGTTAAACTAATCCAACatcattataaaaaaaattaatactTTGGAGCCAATAGGAAAAGAATGGTCACAGTGTAATTAGATTATTAAGTTCATATGGGGGGATTTTGAATGTCTTCATGCTTATAGCACCTTTCACACTTCATCAAAAATTTCTTGGCGTTCTTGACCATTTAGGACTAGTAGTATCCTTCTCTAAAGATTTTCTTAGCTAAGGCCTTTCCGCTGAGGTGTTGCTCGGATATACTTTCGTGGACTTTGGCAAGGGTGTAATTGAATTCATCATACTCTAAACATTTGAGAAGGAGGTGGAAATATCTTTTATGTACAACTTCCCCCTATTATCAGGTACGGGCATGCTCTTCTTTTTTCAAAATAGTGGCTTTGAGAAGATCTCTGGGGAGAATTTGTTGGAACTGATGGAACAATTAGAGTTTTAAGAATacgaagaagaagagagaatGGAGAAAAGTGTTATTGAGCAAACTAAAGTGATTGCAAAATGAAGTGTTACTGAAAACTACACACACCCACTCCCCAGACCCACACTCTCACACACACAGACACAGACACACACATCAACACACCAACACACATACCCCACCCCATACACACACAGACAACCACACAACCACACACACtcacacccacacacacacacaccgacCCCCCACCTCCCACACCCCACAgcacacacacaacacacacacacacacaatatacacatacacacacaacacacacacacacaacacacatatcATGTATTCAACTCTTTCAAATACAGTTGTTTCTTATTACTTGGACTATCTACTTCGATAAGGTCGAATACTAACTTTTCTACAAAACATCAAATTACAACTTATAACAGAGTTTAGTTCTAAATTTATTTCATAATCAAGGTGATCCATGTCTACTATGTTAGTCTTATTGTCACATTAGACACATAGATCATTATGGATAGATTGGGTCTCTCAAGTGTATCCATAACAGGTCACATCAAGGTACAAACATTTGTAACCCTAAATACCTCTCATTTTCGATAGTTACTAACTTGAATGTTAGAGTATTTCCTTATACCACCCCTCGAGATAGGTTTAGAGCTTCTAAATATCATTTGAGCCCCTCAATTCATCATTAACCTAAGCCCACCTTCTCAAAAGTTGGATCATGATCAAAATTAATTATGAATATATTCAATACTAAAAGTTTATGataaaaattgaattttaatattaaattttgaacttatttttctaaaataaaactctaaaaatatttacaaaaataatttaaatagCTTAATTTAACATTAGCGACTAAAACTATTTGCACGataattttataaattttaaaatataattttctataatgataataaaaatgaaacttgataattttgaaaggaaaaaaatatttaacttataattataatattctttttttttacatttattaaaatattataaGAACTGATATAATAGATTGTAGTATCATGTAACTATGAGTCTACCAGACTATGCACAGTCAAAGACGgtttagaaaaataaaataaaattaaaaaatatttttacaaacTTATAGAGCAAGTGCATTACATTGCATATTTTATTTGTACATGACTATGCATTCATGTGATTGAGTGGttcaacaaaataaaatataattataattaCAGTTTTGCCATTAATAAAAACTATCACTTTTCTCCTAATTTTTTATTTCAAACTAAGTATAAAAACACAATGTTTTTGCTTTTTActtttaaaaacaattaaaatgaaaagtatttctaaaaacaattttttaaaacaatgtaatcaaatagttttttaattttataattttttaaaacaaaaaaaaattgtttttaaaaacTAAATCAAACAGATCCTTAGTGTTTGCGCATATCAATTAATGCAATCTTGAAGTTAGAATTGTGAAATGTGTTAATCGGGTATCTTGAATAAGTGATGGAGTACAAGTCGTGGGAGATGAAAGTTAGAGAGTCAAAGTTAATTATAAGGATAGATGTTACTTTTGATGACTTCATATGAGAATGAAGTGCAAGACTCAAAACTAAATATATTTAAAAAGCATTTGAAAGAAAAAAGACTCATAAATGGTTGAAGGCGATGAATGAGAAAATGCATTCATGGGAGAAAAATATAATTGAGAAGGCAAAGAGTAATTGGTTACAAGTGGATCTTTGAGAAGAAAAAATGTATTTCAATGATTGAAGAACCAGAGTATAAAACAATACTTGTGGCAAAGGATTTTACTCTGATGGAGAGAATTTATCACAACGAGATCTTTTCACCAATGATAATGCATTATTACATAAGGATCCTTAGGATATTGTGAGTTAATATAATCTTGAGTTTGAACAAATGGATGTCAATACCGCTCTCTTACATGTGGGTTGTGACAAGATGATCTCCATGAATTAATGTGGAGGTTTTATAGAGGATGAATCAAAGACCTAAATAAGTGTATCATGagtttgatgaattttatctAAATCATGATATTGTGAGAAGAGGTTTTGATATTTATGTATACAAATTAAGAGAAATTCATTCTCTACCTActttatatgttgatgatatctTCATGGCAAACTCTAGTAAGAAAGAGTTCGGTAAGTTCGGGGATACTTTAAATGAAGAATTTAAGATGAAATATCTTGGTGAAATTAAAATGATTATATGGATAGATATCAAGAAAAAACTTAACAGAGGTGAGTTATTTGTATCTCAAATTAGTTATTTGAAGAAAGTGATTGAGCGGTTTAGAATGCTTGATGCTAAAACCACAAACACTCAATTGGATATTAACATTAATCTTTCGGTTCGACAATATGCTTAAACTGAAGATCATAAGAATATGATGGAATGTACTCCATATGCTGGTGAGATTGGAAGCATCATGTATGGTATGGTTTGTAGTCGACTAGACCTAGCATATTTTATTAGTAAAGTAAGTCAATTTATAGAAAATTAAGATTGAGTTTTGATCAACGatatttttatcatttttaactAGGTATTTTTTAATAGTTTTATTGAGTTTTTCTACCTGTTTTGTTCGGTTTGCTACCAAAATTCCTTGTTTTTTTTGTGTTTCAAGCATACTAAGGATATGGAACTAGTTACTAGTGATCATGAAAAAGAAAGAACTGGAGTGGCCAAAAGTATAGGAAATTAAAGTTAGCCTGTAACAAGGTGTTACAACCATAATTTCCCTAGACTCGGGTGCATTTTGGAGTTCTTCCattttcttttgaagactctTGGTTTCCTAGGTGTTTTGATTCATGTTTAAGTCACTTTAGGGTCAATTATTCCCCTAGAGGTCTATATAAGAGTGTTGTAACAAAGAACAAAAGACCAAACTTTTATCTCATTTTAGTTTTAAGAAAATTTCTAGTTTTTTCGTTTTCTATTTTGTACGAATTTTCTAAGTTATTATTTTTTGTACAAGTCTCTTCATAGAATATGTTACTCTATGATTCACTATAACATAGGTTATCATTTTGTTTATATGTTACTTAGTCATGTGTATGTATTTGATCATTGTTATCCATGTTTTTAATCTAATTATGTATGACTAGTTTTCTAAGGGTTTAGGGTCATGAGGACTCTTATGGCAGACCTCATGTAGACTTATAACTATTTCGTTATGAGAAAATATATAAGGCGTGTTCCATATTTCTTATTTTTAAATGTAGATGTCTTTACAAAAGTAAATGCATTTTATATATTATTCACATGCCGAAAAGGTGTGAATCGATATCCAAATGAGAAATAATGGACAACTGAGTTGAGGCGAAAAAAGTGTCTCAAACTCAGTTGAGAAAGCTTTATTTTCATACTTGCGCTTAAAATAAATTATGAACAAACATACCACGCTGAAGAAAATGGGTAATCTATTTGTTTAGAACAACACAACACAATAACGAATGTAGGTGTAATCAACCATTTTCTATTTTTTCTACAAACTGGTTTTTTTTCCTCATGATAAATTGGATTATGCATGAGTCTATTAGAGATATGAATCCTTGACCATAAGTCATGTTCTTAAGATTTTTAATTTCTAAAACAAAATCAATATTCCAAACCAAATCATTTATCGTCTTAGATAAACACTGAGACAATAGAAATCAGTACATTGACGTTAATCTTTGAGGAACAATGctcttttatattactttgatGTACCCGTACGCTTGCGACGTGTAATGTTTTTGGTGTTGTTGAAGATTGTACTTTGATATTGTTATTTTATTGTTTTGTCATTTAGACTAAAACATTTTC is a window of Lathyrus oleraceus cultivar Zhongwan6 chromosome 6, CAAS_Psat_ZW6_1.0, whole genome shotgun sequence DNA encoding:
- the LOC127093272 gene encoding pectin acetylesterase 12; this encodes MVKLFWVTIVIGLVFIKWVDAYHINETELSILEAHEGYSFSNLVNQPRMVGITLIQSAAAKGAVCLDGTLPAYHLDRGYGSGANSWLVNLEGGGWCNNVRTCVYRKTTRRGSSNFMEKAIPFTGIMSNNAQQNPDFFNWNRVKIRYCDGASFTGDSEDRAARLHFRGQRIWLAAIEELMSKGMRFAKQALLSGCSAGGLATILHCDEFRALLPRTTRVKCLSDAGLFLNVVDVAGGRTLGNFFNGVVTLQGAQKNLPRACANHLDPASCFFPENVISGIRTPLFILNTAYDSWQIQSSLAPPADDPRGYWHDCRLNHAKCTGSQMQFLQGFRNHMLNVVRGFSRSNQNGLFINSCFAHCQSERPDTWFADNSPVIGNKAIALAVGDWYFDRAAVKDIDCPYPCDNTCHHLVFR